In Colletotrichum destructivum chromosome 8, complete sequence, the following proteins share a genomic window:
- a CDS encoding Putative mycotoxin biosynthesis protein UstYa, translating to MAFLKLFSKPVDCGSSAMKLEKEPFISSMTEENIVCNAIDPRLKRFLHLSLVFNLIAACGIFWSSTGKLSKKPVFPDVVYSPVLDVLQYENVVFTTGFDGGRTAYMGPPTLEREALWNDLYGFGTSMINRDQAAQLVNKTVPVADETGNYDGTYVVMLGVFHQLHCVNLLRKSLYKDKPWSTDPDDPMSLMHLEHCIDALRQAVMCSVDITPHPWTWKDSENKEVADVMHTCRNFDAIREWARTRNVFERGWNQSMRVPDPLQS from the exons ATGGCATTTCTCAAGCTCTTTTCTAAACCAGTTGACTGCGGAAGTTCTGCAATGAAGTTGGAAAAGGAACCATTCATTAGTAGTATGACGGAAGAAAATATCGTCTGCAACGCCATCGATCCAAGGCTAAAGCGATTTCTCCATCTATCTCTAGTTTTCAATCTGATAGCTGCCTGCGGAATCTTTTGGTCAAGTACTGGAAAGCTATCCAAGAAGCCTGTTTTCCCAGACGTGGTTTATT CGCCTGTGTTGGATGTTCTCCAATATGAAAACGTCGTCTTCACTACAGGGTTTGATGGCGGCCGAACAGCATACATGGGACCTCCCACGCTGGAGCGAGAGGCACTCTGGAACGATCTTTATGGCT TTGGCACGAGTATGATCAACCGCGACCAAGCAGCACAGCTCGTCAACAAGACGGTGCCAGTGGCTGATGAAACCGGAAACTACGATGGAACATACGTGGTTATGCTGGGCGTCTTTCATCAACTCCACTGTGTT AACTTGCTTCGAAAGAGCCTCTACAAGGACAAGCCATGGTCTACGGATCCAGACGACCCTATGAGTCTTATGCACCTTGAACATTGCATCGATGCACTAAGACAAGCTGTTATGTGCTCTGTGGATATTACTCCTCATCCGTGGACTTGGAAAGACAGTGAGAATAAAGAGGTGGCAGATGTCATGCATACGTGTCGCAACTTTGATGCCATCAGAGAGTGGGCGCGTACTCGAAATGTCTTCGAACGGGGCTGGAACCAGAGTATGAGGGTACCTGATCCCTTGCAGAGCTGA